From one Streptomyces sp. NBC_01478 genomic stretch:
- the cysD gene encoding sulfate adenylyltransferase subunit CysD, with protein MTATVAKAEDGTDTPYALSHLDALESEAVHIFREVAGEFERPVILFSGGKDSIVMLHLALKAFAPAPVPFSLLHVDTGHNFPEVLEYRDRVVAAHGLRLHVASVQDYIDRGVLRERPDGTRNPLQTVPLTEKIQSERFDAVFGGGRRDEEKARAKERVFSLRDEFSQWDPRRQRPELWNLYNGRHAAGEHVRVFPLSNWTELDVWQYIDREGIDLPQIYFAHEREVFARGGMWLTAGEWGGPKTGETVEKRLVRYRTVGDMSCTGAVDSDAVTLEQVITEIAASRLTERGATRADDKLSEAAMEDRKREGYF; from the coding sequence ATGACCGCGACCGTCGCCAAGGCCGAGGACGGCACGGACACGCCGTACGCCCTCTCGCACCTGGACGCGCTTGAGTCCGAGGCGGTGCACATCTTCCGTGAGGTGGCGGGTGAGTTCGAGCGGCCGGTGATCCTCTTCTCCGGCGGCAAGGACTCCATCGTCATGCTGCACCTCGCCCTGAAGGCGTTCGCGCCCGCGCCGGTGCCCTTCTCGCTGCTGCATGTGGACACTGGACACAACTTCCCCGAAGTCCTTGAGTACCGGGACCGTGTGGTCGCCGCACATGGACTGCGGCTCCATGTGGCCTCCGTACAGGACTACATCGACCGCGGTGTGCTGCGCGAACGTCCCGACGGGACCCGTAATCCGCTCCAGACCGTGCCGCTCACCGAGAAGATCCAGTCCGAGCGCTTTGACGCCGTGTTCGGTGGCGGTCGCAGGGACGAGGAGAAGGCCCGCGCCAAGGAGCGGGTGTTCTCGCTGCGGGACGAGTTCTCGCAGTGGGACCCGCGTCGGCAGCGGCCCGAGCTGTGGAATCTCTACAACGGGCGGCACGCGGCCGGTGAGCACGTCCGGGTGTTCCCGCTGTCCAACTGGACCGAGCTGGACGTCTGGCAGTACATCGACCGCGAGGGCATCGACCTCCCGCAGATCTACTTCGCGCACGAGCGCGAGGTGTTCGCGCGCGGCGGCATGTGGCTGACCGCCGGTGAGTGGGGCGGGCCGAAGACGGGCGAGACCGTCGAGAAGCGGCTCGTGCGGTACCGGACCGTCGGTGACATGTCGTGCACCGGTGCCGTGGACTCCGACGCGGTGACGCTGGAGCAGGTCATCACCGAGATCGCCGCCTCCCGGCTGACCGAGCGGGGCGCGACGCGTGCCGACGACAAGCTGTCCGAGGCCGCGATGGAAGACCGCAAGCGCGAGGGGTACTTCTAA
- the cysC gene encoding adenylyl-sulfate kinase: MTITEKELHVTTGATVWLTGLPSAGKTTIAYELAGRLREEGHLVEVLDGDEIREFISAGLGFSREDRHTNVQRIGFLAELLARNGVKALVPVIAPYADSREAVRKRHQESGAAYIEVHVATPVDVCSVRDVKGLYAKQAAGELTGLTGVDDPYEEPESPDLRIESQHQTVQESAAALHALLTERGLA, encoded by the coding sequence ATGACCATCACCGAGAAGGAGTTGCACGTGACGACCGGAGCCACCGTCTGGCTCACGGGTCTGCCGAGTGCCGGCAAGACCACCATCGCGTACGAGCTGGCAGGCAGGCTGCGCGAGGAGGGCCACCTCGTCGAGGTGCTCGACGGCGACGAGATCCGCGAGTTCATCTCGGCGGGCCTCGGCTTCAGCCGCGAGGACCGGCACACCAACGTGCAGCGCATCGGCTTCCTCGCCGAACTGCTCGCCCGCAACGGCGTCAAGGCGCTCGTCCCGGTCATCGCGCCGTACGCCGACAGCCGCGAGGCCGTCCGCAAGCGGCACCAGGAGAGCGGCGCCGCCTACATCGAGGTGCATGTGGCGACCCCGGTCGATGTGTGCTCCGTACGCGATGTGAAGGGTCTCTACGCCAAGCAGGCCGCCGGTGAGCTGACCGGGCTCACCGGGGTCGACGACCCGTACGAGGAGCCCGAGTCGCCGGATCTGCGGATCGAGTCGCAGCACCAGACCGTGCAGGAGTCGGCGGCGGCACTTCACGCGCTGCTCACCGAGAGGGGACTGGCATGA
- a CDS encoding phosphoadenylyl-sulfate reductase gives MTTTQKARPTDDLKALAEQAGRDLEDASALEILQWAVKTFGKQFCVTSSMEDAVVAHLASRAMPGVDVVFLDTGYHFPETIGTRDAVEAVMDVNVITLTPRQSVAEQDAEYGPRLHDRDPDLCCKLRKVQPLEQGLTKYAAWATGLRRDESPTRANTPVVGWDEKRQKVKVSPIARWTQDDVDAYVAEHGVLTNPLLMDGYASVGCAPCTRRVLAGEDARAGRWAGRGKTECGLHE, from the coding sequence ATGACGACGACTCAGAAAGCGCGCCCCACCGACGACTTGAAAGCCCTCGCCGAACAGGCGGGCCGCGACCTGGAGGACGCCTCCGCCCTGGAGATCCTCCAGTGGGCGGTGAAGACCTTCGGCAAGCAGTTCTGTGTGACCTCCTCGATGGAGGACGCGGTGGTGGCCCACCTCGCCTCCCGCGCGATGCCCGGCGTCGACGTGGTGTTCCTCGACACCGGCTACCACTTCCCGGAGACCATCGGCACCCGTGACGCGGTCGAGGCCGTGATGGACGTCAACGTCATCACGCTCACCCCGCGCCAGTCCGTCGCCGAGCAGGACGCCGAGTACGGCCCCCGACTGCACGACCGGGACCCGGACTTGTGCTGCAAGCTCCGCAAGGTCCAGCCGCTGGAGCAGGGGCTGACCAAGTACGCGGCCTGGGCGACCGGGCTGCGTCGCGACGAGTCCCCGACCCGGGCGAACACCCCGGTCGTCGGCTGGGACGAGAAGCGCCAGAAGGTCAAGGTCTCCCCCATCGCCCGCTGGACCCAGGACGACGTGGACGCCTACGTCGCCGAACACGGCGTCCTCACCAACCCGTTGCTGATGGACGGCTACGCGTCCGTCGGTTGCGCCCCCTGCACCCGCCGGGTCCTCGCGGGCGAGGACGCGCGCGCCGGCCGCTGGGCGGGACGCGGGAAGACCGAGTGCGGGCTGCACGAATGA
- a CDS encoding sulfate adenylyltransferase subunit 1 has product MSTITTEELSATTLLRFATAGSVDDGKSTLVGRLLHDSKSVLTDQLEAVQRVSADRGQDAPDLALLTDGLRAEREQGITIDVAYRYFATPRRRFILADTPGHVQYTRNMVTGASTAELTVILVDARNGVVEQTRRHAAIAALLRVPHVVLAVNKMDLVEYKESVFAAIAEEFTAYASELGVPEITAIPISALAGDNVVDPSANMDWYGGPTFLEHLESVPVAHDLSHCHARLPVQYVIRPQSAELPDYRGYAGQIAAGTFRVGEAVTVLPSGRATRISAIDLLGKPVRAAWTTQSVTLLLEDDIDISRGDLIVPSKDAPATTQDIEATVCHVADQPLTVGHRVLLKHGTRTVKAIVKDIPSRLTLDDLSLHPHPGQLVANDIGRVKIRTAEPLPVDSYADSRRTGSFILIDPADGTTLTAGMVGESFAAPEPVKDGTDDDGWDF; this is encoded by the coding sequence ATGAGCACCATCACGACCGAGGAACTCTCGGCCACCACGCTGCTGCGGTTCGCCACGGCGGGCTCCGTCGACGACGGCAAGTCCACGCTCGTAGGACGGCTGTTGCACGACTCCAAGTCGGTACTGACCGACCAACTCGAAGCCGTGCAGCGGGTGTCGGCCGACCGCGGCCAGGACGCCCCGGACCTCGCGCTGCTCACCGACGGACTGCGCGCCGAGCGCGAACAGGGCATCACCATCGACGTGGCGTACCGCTACTTCGCCACCCCGCGCAGGCGGTTCATCCTCGCCGACACGCCCGGTCACGTGCAGTACACCCGCAACATGGTGACGGGTGCCTCCACGGCCGAGCTGACGGTGATCCTCGTCGACGCCCGCAACGGTGTCGTCGAGCAGACCCGGCGGCACGCGGCGATCGCCGCGCTGCTGCGGGTGCCGCACGTGGTGCTCGCGGTCAACAAGATGGACCTCGTCGAGTACAAGGAGTCCGTGTTCGCCGCGATCGCCGAGGAGTTCACGGCGTACGCGAGCGAGCTGGGCGTCCCGGAGATCACCGCGATCCCGATCTCGGCGCTGGCCGGGGACAACGTGGTGGACCCGTCCGCGAACATGGACTGGTACGGCGGGCCGACCTTCCTTGAGCACCTGGAGTCGGTGCCGGTCGCGCACGACCTGAGCCACTGCCACGCGCGGCTGCCCGTGCAGTACGTGATCCGGCCGCAGAGCGCCGAGCTGCCGGACTACCGGGGGTACGCGGGCCAGATCGCGGCCGGAACGTTCCGCGTCGGCGAGGCGGTGACGGTGCTGCCGTCCGGGCGGGCCACGAGGATCTCCGCCATCGACCTGCTCGGCAAGCCGGTCAGGGCCGCCTGGACCACGCAGTCGGTGACCCTCCTGCTGGAGGACGACATCGACATCTCGCGCGGCGACCTCATCGTGCCCAGCAAGGACGCCCCGGCGACCACGCAGGACATCGAGGCGACCGTCTGCCATGTCGCCGACCAGCCGCTGACCGTGGGCCACCGGGTGCTCCTCAAGCACGGCACCCGCACGGTGAAGGCGATCGTGAAGGACATCCCGTCCCGCCTCACGCTCGACGACCTGTCCCTGCACCCGCACCCGGGACAGCTCGTCGCCAACGACATCGGCCGCGTGAAGATCCGCACCGCGGAGCCGCTGCCGGTGGACTCGTACGCCGACTCGCGGCGCACGGGCTCGTTCATCCTGATCGACCCGGCGGACGGCACCACGCTCACCGCCGGCATGGTCGGCGAGTCGTTCGCGGCGCCGGAGCCGGTCAAGGACGGTACGGACGACGACGGTTGGGACTTCTGA
- a CDS encoding aliphatic sulfonate ABC transporter substrate-binding protein: protein MTFLRRGIAVIAALPLLTLAACGYGSDSESTNSKEKVAAGTSKIEGLASVKIGYFGNLTHATALVGREQGLFQKELGATKADYATFSAGPSEIEALTSGSIDIGYIGPSPAINGYTKSDGKSLKIIGGAASGGVKLVVNPKKIKSLADVKGKNIATPQLGNTQDVAFLNWIADQGWKVDAQSGKGDVTVVRTDNKITPDAFKAGSIDGAWVPEPTASKLVAEGGKVLLDESTLWPDKKFVITNIIVSQKFLKAHPKVVEAVLKGSVAANKWINANPTEAKAAANKQLEADSGKALPAGVLDPAWSSIQFTNDPLASTLNTEAAHAVKAGLLEKPDLNGIYDLTLLNKVLKADGESAVDAAGLGTS from the coding sequence ATGACATTCCTGCGCCGCGGCATAGCCGTGATCGCCGCGCTCCCTCTCCTCACCCTCGCCGCCTGCGGTTACGGGTCGGACTCCGAGAGCACCAACTCCAAGGAGAAGGTCGCCGCCGGGACCTCGAAGATCGAGGGTCTCGCCTCGGTGAAGATCGGCTACTTCGGCAACCTGACCCACGCGACCGCGCTGGTCGGCCGTGAACAGGGCCTCTTCCAGAAGGAGTTGGGCGCCACCAAGGCCGATTACGCGACCTTCAGCGCCGGCCCGTCCGAGATCGAGGCGCTCACCTCGGGGTCCATCGACATCGGTTACATCGGCCCCTCCCCGGCGATCAACGGCTACACCAAGTCCGACGGCAAGAGCCTGAAGATCATCGGCGGTGCGGCGTCGGGCGGTGTGAAGCTCGTCGTCAACCCGAAGAAGATCAAGTCGCTCGCGGACGTCAAGGGCAAGAACATCGCGACGCCTCAGTTGGGCAACACGCAGGACGTGGCGTTCCTCAACTGGATCGCGGACCAGGGCTGGAAGGTCGACGCGCAGAGCGGCAAGGGTGACGTGACCGTCGTCCGCACCGACAACAAGATCACCCCGGACGCCTTCAAGGCCGGTTCCATCGACGGCGCCTGGGTGCCGGAGCCGACCGCGTCCAAGCTGGTCGCCGAGGGCGGCAAGGTGCTGCTCGACGAGTCCACGCTGTGGCCCGACAAGAAGTTCGTGATCACGAACATCATCGTGTCGCAGAAGTTCCTCAAGGCGCACCCGAAGGTCGTCGAGGCCGTCCTCAAGGGCTCGGTCGCGGCCAACAAGTGGATCAACGCCAACCCGACCGAGGCGAAGGCCGCGGCGAACAAGCAGTTGGAGGCCGACTCCGGCAAGGCGCTGCCCGCAGGCGTCCTGGACCCGGCGTGGAGTTCGATCCAGTTCACCAACGACCCGCTGGCCTCGACCCTCAACACCGAGGCGGCGCACGCGGTGAAGGCGGGCCTGCTGG